A part of Larkinella insperata genomic DNA contains:
- a CDS encoding NAD(P)/FAD-dependent oxidoreductase, with the protein MSADYLIVGQGVAGSVLAWTLQERGKNVVLVNAPNRPSASRVAAGIFNPLTGRKLVRTWKADELFPFLKQFYGDIEKKLNASFLHFSTIYRPYRSIEEQNTYLALTADPSIAQYIAEPVDNQSYRPFIQNPYGGLEVTRAGWVDVPVFLKAIQDFFRQHDQYIEADFDHGELVINAEGVEWRGQTYGKLIFCEGPHAKDNPLFNWLPYNPVKGQVLDVMMDNYRVTNIVNQGIFIMPVESNLYRVGATYTWHDLDWQTTEDGKAFLEQKLQAVLKIPYRIVGQRAGIRPATKDRRPLMGLHPAHPAIGIFNGLGTKGVSLAPFWADQFADFLEGRKELDPEVNIERTFSLYYSGKNPV; encoded by the coding sequence ATGAGTGCCGATTACCTGATTGTTGGACAGGGGGTTGCCGGTTCGGTGTTGGCCTGGACGCTGCAGGAGCGGGGTAAAAACGTGGTGCTGGTCAATGCCCCAAACCGGCCCTCGGCGTCGCGGGTGGCGGCTGGCATTTTCAATCCACTGACCGGCCGGAAGCTCGTTCGTACCTGGAAAGCCGACGAACTGTTTCCTTTTCTGAAACAATTTTACGGTGATATCGAAAAAAAACTCAACGCTTCTTTTCTGCATTTCTCCACTATCTACCGTCCGTATCGCTCCATTGAAGAACAAAATACGTACCTGGCCCTAACCGCCGACCCTTCTATTGCTCAGTACATTGCCGAACCGGTTGATAATCAAAGTTACCGGCCTTTCATCCAGAATCCGTATGGTGGTTTGGAAGTAACCCGGGCGGGGTGGGTTGATGTGCCGGTATTTCTGAAGGCTATTCAGGATTTTTTTCGGCAGCATGACCAGTACATCGAAGCGGATTTCGATCATGGAGAATTGGTAATCAACGCTGAAGGTGTGGAATGGCGGGGGCAGACCTACGGCAAGCTGATTTTTTGCGAAGGGCCGCACGCCAAAGACAATCCTCTGTTCAACTGGTTACCCTACAATCCCGTGAAAGGGCAGGTTTTGGATGTGATGATGGACAATTATCGGGTCACCAATATCGTTAATCAGGGGATCTTTATAATGCCCGTTGAATCAAATCTTTACCGGGTGGGAGCTACCTACACCTGGCACGATCTGGATTGGCAAACAACTGAGGACGGAAAAGCGTTTTTAGAACAAAAATTACAGGCGGTGCTGAAGATTCCGTACCGGATTGTCGGGCAGCGGGCCGGGATTCGTCCGGCGACCAAAGACCGACGGCCTTTGATGGGTTTGCATCCGGCTCATCCGGCCATCGGAATTTTCAACGGGTTGGGTACCAAGGGGGTATCCCTGGCTCCATTTTGGGCGGATCAATTTGCCGACTTTCTGGAAGGTCGCAAAGAATTAGACCCGGAGGTTAATATTGAGCGTACCTTTTCGTTATATTACAGTGGAAAAAATCCTGTCTAA
- the cmk gene encoding (d)CMP kinase — translation MPKIVIAIDGYSSCGKSTTAKQVAARLGYAYIDTGAMYRAVSLFFIQNHVSLTNPKAVQEALQHIHISFNFNPKAGRNETCLNSLNVEEEIRKMYISDIVSEVSAIPDVRYAMVAQQQKMGRRRGVVMDGRDIGTKVFPDAELKIFMTADPVIRAQRRQIELLQKGEMVGLDVILENLKKRDYIDSNRTEGPLRKAEDAIELDTSYITLDEQSDWVIQLADEKIARLHRKGHFKPQNA, via the coding sequence ATGCCAAAAATTGTTATTGCCATCGACGGCTACTCAAGCTGTGGGAAAAGTACGACGGCCAAGCAGGTGGCAGCCCGGTTGGGATATGCCTACATCGATACCGGAGCTATGTACCGGGCCGTTAGCTTGTTTTTTATTCAGAACCACGTTTCCCTGACCAATCCGAAAGCCGTTCAGGAAGCACTTCAGCATATTCATATCAGCTTCAATTTCAACCCCAAGGCGGGCCGTAACGAAACCTGCCTCAATAGTCTGAATGTGGAAGAGGAAATTCGGAAAATGTACATTTCCGATATTGTCAGCGAAGTCAGTGCAATTCCGGACGTCCGGTACGCCATGGTGGCGCAGCAGCAGAAAATGGGCCGCAGACGGGGCGTGGTGATGGACGGGCGCGACATCGGGACCAAGGTGTTTCCGGACGCCGAACTGAAAATCTTCATGACTGCCGATCCGGTCATCCGGGCGCAGCGCCGGCAAATTGAATTACTGCAGAAAGGTGAAATGGTGGGGCTGGATGTAATTCTCGAAAACCTCAAAAAACGGGATTACATCGACAGCAACCGCACGGAAGGGCCGCTCCGCAAAGCTGAAGATGCCATTGAACTTGATACTTCGTATATTACCCTGGATGAGCAATCCGACTGGGTGATTCAACTGGCTGACGAGAAAATCGCTAGACTCCACCGCAAAGGGCATTTCAAACCCCAGAATGCATGA
- a CDS encoding GNAT family N-acetyltransferase: MTTIYLDTCTLRSWRDGDEFSLSEQANNRKIWDRVRDFFPHPYTVRDASSWIRMNRSYQQPVNLAIDIGGRAVGNVGFTIKEDIYRHNAEIGYWLGEAHWGQGIMTEVLPAMVNYIFSNFQVNRLFGCVLEGNTVSMRVLQQAGFRAEAVLKKAAYKNNQYLDEHIFALLREEFVTRQGQISLARKQ, translated from the coding sequence GTGACAACGATTTATTTAGATACCTGCACTCTGCGGTCCTGGCGAGATGGCGACGAATTTTCCCTGTCCGAGCAGGCTAACAACCGGAAGATCTGGGACCGGGTTCGCGATTTTTTTCCGCACCCTTATACCGTCCGGGATGCCAGCTCCTGGATTCGGATGAATCGGTCGTACCAGCAACCCGTCAACCTGGCCATCGACATTGGTGGAAGGGCCGTGGGCAACGTTGGTTTTACTATTAAAGAGGACATCTACCGCCACAATGCCGAAATCGGGTACTGGCTGGGGGAGGCCCACTGGGGGCAGGGTATCATGACCGAAGTGCTACCGGCCATGGTCAATTACATCTTCTCAAACTTTCAGGTGAACCGCCTTTTTGGCTGTGTGCTGGAAGGCAATACCGTATCGATGCGGGTGCTTCAGCAGGCCGGTTTTCGGGCCGAAGCGGTTTTGAAAAAGGCAGCCTACAAGAATAACCAATACCTCGATGAGCATATCTTTGCGCTGCTCCGGGAGGAGTTTGTGACTCGCCAGGGACAGATTTCTCTGGCCCGAAAGCAGTAG
- a CDS encoding LutC/YkgG family protein: MLNRTDGFSLRQSSVRFVIHPAMNSRERILAAVRQNKPELQPLPETSTFQSDFPDLVAKFCEILRFIGGTPVVVADYQEAEQYIRQTYSDLPNIVSKVPVLDSLATTQWDVEDPHQLETVDLAIIQGVFGVAENSAIWVPEERGGHRVLPFICQHLVLILNASDLVPNMHDAYKRLKVGEAGFGVFIAGPSKTADIEQSLVIGAHGARSLSVVLLQNT; encoded by the coding sequence GTGCTGAACCGCACGGACGGCTTCTCGCTCAGGCAGTCGTCCGTGCGGTTCGTTATTCATCCAGCAATGAACAGCCGCGAACGTATCCTGGCCGCCGTACGTCAGAACAAGCCCGAACTCCAGCCCCTACCCGAAACCTCCACTTTTCAGTCAGACTTTCCGGACCTGGTCGCAAAATTTTGTGAAATCCTGCGGTTTATCGGCGGAACACCGGTGGTGGTGGCTGATTACCAGGAAGCCGAACAATACATCCGACAGACGTATAGCGATTTGCCAAACATTGTTAGTAAAGTTCCGGTTTTAGATTCGTTAGCAACTACACAGTGGGACGTAGAAGACCCACACCAACTCGAAACCGTTGATCTGGCTATCATTCAGGGCGTATTCGGGGTGGCCGAAAACTCGGCCATCTGGGTACCGGAGGAGCGGGGTGGACATCGCGTGCTGCCGTTTATCTGCCAGCATCTGGTGCTTATCCTGAACGCGTCCGACCTGGTGCCGAACATGCACGACGCCTACAAGCGGCTTAAGGTGGGCGAAGCGGGCTTCGGGGTTTTTATTGCCGGACCCTCCAAGACGGCGGATATTGAACAGTCGCTAGTAATCGGCGCGCACGGTGCCCGGAGCCTTTCAGTAGTGTTGTTGCAAAATACCTAA
- a CDS encoding lactate utilization protein B has translation MNHSQAAEEFTHDVERTTWHDKTLWFVREKRDKAVFQIPEWEALREAASRIKHNALSNLDEYLLEFEQNAIRNGVIVHWAADGREHNEIVLKILRETQATQMVKSKSMLTEECHLNEFLIEQGVDVVDTDLGERVVQLAHEPPSHIVMPCIHKKKEEIGELFHEHLGTEKGASDPKYLAEAARQHLREKFLTRRAALTGVNFAVAETGGFVVCTNEGNADMGAHLADVHIASMGIEKIIPKAQHLGVFLRLLARSATGQPVTTYSSHFHRPRAGQTMHIIIVDNGRTTQLGRPDFRNSLKCIRCGACMNTCPVYRRSGGHSYHNAVAGPIGSILAPNLDMRKNADLPFASTLCGSCSNVCPVKIDIHDQLYKWRQVLASEGYVDSSKKQGMKLMASVFANPKLFRFSAKAGRTVMRLAPFAVSNPLNPWYKQREMPEPPKESFREWYVKRSNKEQ, from the coding sequence ATGAATCATTCTCAGGCCGCCGAAGAATTTACCCACGACGTGGAGCGGACCACCTGGCACGATAAAACGTTGTGGTTTGTGCGTGAGAAACGCGACAAGGCCGTTTTTCAGATTCCCGAGTGGGAGGCATTGCGCGAAGCCGCTTCCCGGATCAAGCACAATGCCTTGTCCAATCTGGATGAGTACCTTCTTGAATTTGAGCAAAACGCCATCAGGAACGGTGTAATCGTCCACTGGGCAGCCGATGGCCGGGAGCACAATGAGATTGTGCTGAAGATTCTGCGGGAGACCCAGGCTACGCAGATGGTCAAAAGCAAGTCGATGCTGACGGAGGAATGCCACCTGAACGAATTTCTGATTGAACAGGGCGTTGACGTGGTGGATACCGACTTGGGGGAACGCGTGGTGCAGCTCGCCCACGAACCGCCCAGTCACATCGTGATGCCGTGCATCCACAAGAAGAAGGAAGAAATCGGTGAACTGTTTCACGAGCACCTGGGAACGGAAAAAGGCGCTTCCGATCCGAAGTACCTCGCGGAAGCCGCCCGCCAGCACCTGCGCGAAAAATTCCTGACGCGCCGGGCCGCGCTTACGGGCGTCAACTTTGCCGTGGCCGAAACGGGCGGGTTTGTGGTCTGCACGAACGAAGGGAACGCCGACATGGGCGCCCACCTGGCCGACGTGCACATCGCCAGCATGGGCATCGAAAAAATCATTCCCAAAGCCCAGCACCTCGGGGTGTTTTTACGACTTTTAGCCCGCAGCGCCACCGGCCAACCCGTAACCACGTATTCGAGCCACTTCCACCGGCCGCGCGCGGGGCAAACGATGCACATCATCATTGTCGACAATGGCCGCACCACGCAGTTGGGCCGTCCGGATTTCCGGAATTCGCTCAAGTGCATCCGTTGCGGAGCCTGCATGAATACCTGCCCGGTCTACCGTCGGAGCGGGGGGCACAGTTACCACAATGCCGTCGCCGGCCCGATTGGCTCCATTCTGGCTCCAAATCTGGATATGCGCAAGAATGCCGATTTGCCGTTTGCCTCCACGCTCTGCGGGTCCTGTTCGAATGTGTGCCCGGTCAAGATCGACATTCACGACCAGCTTTATAAATGGCGGCAGGTGCTGGCCTCCGAAGGATACGTAGACAGCAGCAAAAAGCAGGGAATGAAGCTGATGGCGAGCGTGTTTGCCAATCCGAAACTGTTCCGGTTCTCCGCAAAGGCGGGCCGAACCGTAATGCGCCTGGCACCCTTCGCCGTGTCGAACCCGCTCAACCCCTGGTACAAACAACGCGAGATGCCCGAGCCACCCAAGGAAAGCTTCCGGGAATGGTATGTAAAGAGATCCAATAAAGAACAATAG
- a CDS encoding helix-turn-helix transcriptional regulator: protein MKNRIKIGRAERDLSQADLAERIGVSRQTINSIETGRYVPSTILALKLAQVFEKPVEELFQLEEMD, encoded by the coding sequence ATGAAAAACCGGATTAAGATAGGACGGGCCGAGCGGGATTTGTCGCAGGCGGATCTGGCTGAGCGGATTGGGGTCAGCCGGCAGACGATCAATTCCATTGAAACGGGCCGTTACGTTCCTTCTACCATTCTGGCCCTGAAACTGGCCCAGGTATTTGAAAAACCCGTCGAGGAGTTGTTTCAATTGGAAGAAATGGATTGA